Proteins from one Nitrobacteraceae bacterium AZCC 2146 genomic window:
- a CDS encoding iron complex transport system permease protein (product_source=KO:K02015; cath_funfam=1.10.3470.10; cog=COG0609; ko=KO:K02015; pfam=PF01032; superfamily=81345; transmembrane_helix_parts=Inside_1_11,TMhelix_12_34,Outside_35_65,TMhelix_66_88,Inside_89_94,TMhelix_95_117,Outside_118_121,TMhelix_122_144,Inside_145_148,TMhelix_149_171,Outside_172_195,TMhelix_196_213,Inside_214_242,TMhelix_243_265,Outside_266_284,TMhelix_285_307,Inside_308_313,TMhelix_314_331,Outside_332_342) encodes MVISAPSARRPVIATTIALAVLVALLALGSLGTGPVKLSPVTVLDALFGGGSDVQQTIVREIRLPRAILGLAIGAILGLSGAALQGLLRNPLASPSLFGAPQSAAFGAVLIIALGWADVRSWALPVAGITMAFTSVFVLLSIAGRSAGLLLLILAGLAISSLAGAATSLVMNLSANPFAALEIAFWLLGSLEDRSFRHVTLALPFITAGAILLMSQRSAFRALSLGEETAQSLGVDVSRLRLLVIIGVALGVGGAVAVTGTIGFIGLVAPHLMRPLIGHDPTRLLVPSALTGSALLLAADIAVRIIPSTTDIKVGVLTSIIGVPFFLYLIVRERRALGGGIA; translated from the coding sequence GTGATATCAGCTCCATCAGCACGGCGTCCGGTGATCGCGACCACCATCGCGCTCGCCGTGCTGGTGGCGCTGCTGGCGCTGGGCTCGCTCGGCACTGGCCCTGTCAAGCTGTCGCCGGTCACCGTTCTTGACGCGCTGTTCGGCGGCGGCAGCGACGTGCAGCAGACCATCGTGCGCGAAATCCGTCTGCCGCGCGCGATCCTCGGCCTCGCGATCGGCGCCATTCTGGGACTGTCCGGCGCGGCGCTGCAGGGCCTGCTACGCAATCCCCTCGCCTCGCCGTCGCTGTTCGGCGCGCCGCAATCCGCGGCGTTCGGCGCGGTGCTGATCATCGCGCTCGGCTGGGCCGACGTCCGTTCATGGGCGCTGCCGGTCGCCGGCATCACCATGGCATTCACCTCGGTATTCGTGCTGCTGAGCATTGCCGGACGCAGCGCCGGGCTGCTGCTGCTGATCCTTGCCGGGCTTGCGATCTCCAGCCTTGCGGGGGCCGCGACCTCCCTGGTGATGAACCTGTCGGCCAATCCATTCGCCGCCCTCGAAATCGCGTTCTGGCTGCTGGGATCGCTGGAGGACCGCAGTTTTCGCCATGTCACGCTGGCGCTGCCGTTCATCACCGCCGGCGCGATATTGCTGATGAGTCAGCGCAGCGCCTTCCGCGCGCTGAGCCTCGGCGAGGAGACCGCACAGAGCCTCGGCGTCGATGTCAGCCGATTGAGATTGCTGGTGATTATCGGCGTCGCGCTTGGCGTCGGCGGCGCCGTCGCCGTCACCGGCACCATCGGTTTCATCGGTCTCGTTGCGCCGCATCTGATGCGGCCGTTGATCGGTCATGATCCCACGCGTCTATTGGTGCCAAGCGCACTGACCGGCTCCGCACTGCTGCTTGCCGCTGACATCGCGGTGCGTATCATTCCGTCGACCACCGACATCAAGGTCGGCGTGCTGACCTCGATCATCGGCGTGCCGTTCTTCCTCTATCTGATCGTGCGCGAACGCCGCGCACTGGGAGGAGGCATTGCATGA